The following are encoded together in the Candidatus Eremiobacterota bacterium genome:
- a CDS encoding HNH endonuclease signature motif containing protein, whose translation KRDRFRCQTPGCRCRRNLHIHHIIKRSQGGTDDPWNLIVLCEACHLHLLHRLRTLTVRGRAPFDLTFIFGSTYSHEAFLVYESGVRTGLPTGADVL comes from the coding sequence TGAAGCGCGACCGGTTCCGCTGCCAGACTCCGGGCTGCCGCTGCCGCAGAAACCTGCACATTCATCATATCATCAAGCGCTCACAAGGCGGCACCGATGACCCCTGGAACCTTATCGTGCTCTGCGAGGCCTGCCACCTCCACCTCCTCCACAGACTCCGGACCCTCACCGTGAGAGGCAGGGCGCCCTTTGACCTCACCTTCATCTTCGGCTCAACGTACTCCCATGAAGCCTTTCTCGTCTATGAAAGCGGGGTAAGGACCGGTTTACCCACGGGCGCTGATGTGCTATAA
- a CDS encoding cation:proton antiporter: MELDILRDLVVITGITIPVILLCHRLKILSIIGFLIAGVIIGPHGFSLIEGYDNITVFAELGVVALLFTIGLEFSFEKIWKIRTLFLSGGALQVTLTVAAATAIALIMKQPLHLAVFIGFLVSLSSTALVLSILQEQAKTGSPHGRISLAILIFQDIAVVAMILIIPFLAGNAADPGRQIISLIVKACALGALVFIAMKWVIPQVLYRVVKTGSREIFMFTVLFLCLSIGFLTSSFGLSLALGAFIAGLIISESDYGQRALGAIIPFKDVFSSFFFMSIGMLFDMHYFLNKPLLIIGAALGILVIKAAIGAFTVLMLRWPLSTAVLVGASICQIGEFSFILIQSGVSLGIIGEDFRQVFLGVALCTLFLTPLALSLAPALSGLLLKLPILRCFRGTCPEEKEEGAEAPQKDHLIIVGFGLVGKNLAMAAKTVGISYAIIEMNPDTVKTEQKNGEPILYGDATHEAILHHVNIGTARILVIAISDPAAMRGVTELARRRNRDLHIIVRTRFMAEVEELQALGADCVIPEEFETSVEIFTRVLKHYLIPVQDIERFTAQARAGGYRMFRPRSPVTHTMAGLLLSRPDITIIPLRISATSPLAGKTLAESNLRRLYGVSVLAVQRGKETLPNVSADMRLHENDVIIVMGAMDAINRLRGEVSL; this comes from the coding sequence ATGGAGCTCGATATATTGAGAGATCTTGTAGTAATCACAGGGATTACCATCCCCGTGATCCTTCTCTGTCACCGGCTCAAAATCCTCAGCATCATAGGCTTCCTCATTGCCGGGGTCATTATCGGCCCCCATGGCTTCAGCCTCATAGAGGGGTACGACAACATCACGGTATTTGCTGAGCTTGGTGTGGTCGCCCTCCTCTTTACCATAGGGCTTGAGTTCTCTTTCGAGAAGATCTGGAAGATAAGAACCCTTTTCCTCTCAGGCGGCGCGCTGCAGGTCACTCTCACCGTGGCAGCTGCGACGGCTATAGCGCTCATAATGAAGCAGCCGCTGCACTTGGCTGTTTTCATAGGCTTCCTGGTCTCCTTGAGCAGCACTGCTCTCGTGCTCTCAATACTCCAGGAGCAGGCAAAAACTGGCAGCCCCCATGGGAGGATAAGCCTTGCCATTCTTATATTCCAGGATATCGCCGTCGTGGCGATGATACTCATTATCCCCTTTCTCGCGGGGAACGCCGCTGACCCCGGAAGACAGATCATTTCACTCATTGTCAAGGCCTGCGCTCTCGGGGCCCTGGTCTTTATCGCGATGAAGTGGGTCATCCCGCAGGTGCTCTACCGCGTGGTGAAAACTGGAAGCCGTGAGATCTTCATGTTCACGGTGCTTTTCCTGTGCCTTTCCATAGGATTTCTCACCTCGTCCTTCGGCCTTTCACTGGCGCTCGGTGCCTTTATCGCAGGCCTGATAATCTCCGAATCCGATTACGGCCAGCGGGCCCTGGGCGCCATAATCCCCTTCAAGGACGTTTTCTCAAGCTTTTTCTTCATGTCCATAGGGATGCTTTTCGATATGCATTACTTTCTCAATAAGCCCCTGTTGATTATAGGTGCCGCTCTTGGCATCCTGGTCATCAAGGCTGCCATCGGCGCCTTTACCGTATTGATGCTGCGCTGGCCGCTAAGCACTGCAGTGCTTGTAGGGGCATCGATATGCCAGATAGGAGAATTTTCCTTTATCCTTATTCAGTCAGGCGTCAGCCTGGGCATCATAGGCGAGGATTTCCGCCAGGTTTTCCTGGGTGTTGCCCTCTGCACTCTCTTCCTCACCCCTCTGGCGCTCTCACTTGCTCCCGCTCTCTCGGGTCTGCTGTTGAAATTGCCCATTCTACGGTGCTTTAGGGGCACTTGCCCCGAAGAGAAGGAAGAAGGTGCCGAAGCCCCGCAGAAAGACCACCTGATCATCGTGGGATTCGGGCTCGTGGGGAAGAACCTCGCCATGGCGGCAAAGACTGTCGGCATCTCCTATGCAATTATTGAAATGAACCCTGACACAGTCAAGACAGAGCAGAAAAACGGGGAGCCGATTCTTTATGGAGATGCAACCCATGAGGCCATACTTCACCATGTCAACATCGGCACGGCAAGAATACTGGTCATTGCCATTTCTGATCCTGCCGCCATGAGGGGCGTGACGGAGCTTGCGAGGAGAAGAAACAGGGACCTCCATATTATCGTGAGAACAAGATTCATGGCCGAAGTGGAAGAGCTTCAGGCACTTGGCGCCGACTGCGTGATCCCCGAGGAATTCGAGACCTCTGTCGAGATTTTCACCAGGGTTCTGAAACATTACCTTATCCCCGTGCAGGACATCGAAAGGTTCACCGCCCAGGCAAGAGCGGGCGGCTACAGGATGTTCAGGCCTCGCTCTCCCGTGACACACACCATGGCGGGCCTCCTGCTCTCTCGCCCGGACATCACCATCATACCGCTGAGAATATCCGCCACTTCACCCCTGGCGGGAAAGACCCTTGCGGAATCCAACCTGAGAAGGCTTTACGGAGTCTCAGTGCTCGCAGTCCAGCGGGGAAAAGAGACGCTTCCGAATGTATCGGCCGACATGCGCCTTCATGAAAACGACGTGATTATAGTAATGGGCGCCATGGACGCAATTAACCGCCTGAGAGGCGAGGTATCCCTGTAG
- a CDS encoding class I SAM-dependent methyltransferase, translating into MLFLSEEEKSEWRQRSDEILRGALSPGECCDGIRPNLIPVFYCYAGTLLSAKGLEEKGASWIREGAMLEEEGVFFNSFLSSFLERHGGRLVMPAVVFQDPAPFLHFAGVPTLKEARAAFRVHCAHSLPVFTKPFRIMDIGCGDGGLLTALLSHLRKAGRIGDIAEIVLLDASRAMCAMAEEKVGHAFPQASVRVVQSRIENFSGGLEGHFDVMLSSLAYHHMPRETKLVHLKKISPHTDHFIIFEVDSNNDTPEQFSPELALSVYQSYGSLIDWVFSHDAPLETAIPSVDAFLMMEAVSFFIQGRGARTDYHMLRPQWHDLFREGLGSAFTCRCDSIAYSDEYINLYTIHYGR; encoded by the coding sequence ATGCTTTTTCTTTCAGAAGAGGAAAAAAGTGAATGGCGCCAGCGAAGCGATGAGATCCTGCGGGGTGCTCTCTCCCCGGGGGAATGCTGCGACGGGATAAGGCCCAATCTTATCCCGGTATTCTATTGTTACGCGGGCACCCTGCTCTCTGCAAAGGGGCTTGAAGAGAAGGGAGCCTCCTGGATAAGGGAAGGCGCCATGCTCGAGGAGGAGGGTGTCTTTTTCAATTCCTTTCTCTCGAGCTTTCTTGAGCGCCATGGGGGGCGCCTCGTGATGCCTGCCGTGGTCTTTCAGGATCCGGCTCCCTTTCTCCACTTTGCCGGCGTTCCCACGCTTAAGGAGGCGAGGGCCGCCTTCAGAGTCCACTGTGCCCACTCGCTCCCGGTCTTCACGAAGCCTTTCCGTATCATGGACATAGGCTGCGGCGACGGAGGGCTTCTGACCGCGCTTCTCTCGCACCTCAGGAAGGCCGGGAGGATCGGTGACATTGCCGAGATAGTGCTCCTGGACGCTTCAAGGGCAATGTGCGCCATGGCGGAGGAGAAGGTGGGTCACGCTTTCCCGCAGGCTTCGGTCCGCGTGGTGCAGAGCAGGATAGAAAATTTCTCCGGCGGCCTCGAGGGGCACTTTGACGTGATGCTCTCGTCGCTTGCCTACCACCACATGCCCCGGGAGACAAAGCTTGTGCATCTTAAGAAAATATCGCCTCATACGGATCACTTCATTATATTTGAGGTGGACTCCAACAATGACACGCCGGAGCAGTTCTCCCCCGAGCTTGCCCTCTCGGTATACCAGTCCTATGGCTCTCTTATTGACTGGGTATTCAGCCACGATGCCCCTCTTGAGACGGCCATTCCGAGCGTTGATGCCTTCCTGATGATGGAGGCAGTCTCATTTTTCATCCAGGGGCGGGGCGCCAGGACTGATTATCATATGCTGCGCCCACAGTGGCATGATCTTTTCCGCGAAGGTCTTGGCAGTGCTTTCACATGCCGTTGCGACTCCATTGCCTATTCTGATGAGTATATCAACCTCTATACCATCCATTACGGGCGGTAG
- a CDS encoding STAS domain-containing protein produces the protein MEIIVAEQEGMVSLLIAGRLDGTSSGEFEKAVLPLASSGKALVLDCKGLLYISSAGIRSILMTARKVKASGASFSVRGLSGPVRETFLQSGFGSLITLEG, from the coding sequence ATGGAGATTATTGTAGCAGAGCAAGAAGGTATGGTGAGCCTTCTGATAGCCGGGAGGCTTGACGGCACCTCTTCAGGTGAATTTGAAAAGGCGGTGCTCCCGCTCGCGTCTTCAGGGAAGGCGCTGGTGCTCGACTGCAAAGGGCTTCTCTATATCAGCAGTGCCGGCATCAGGAGCATCCTGATGACCGCCCGCAAAGTAAAGGCATCGGGCGCCTCATTTTCTGTCAGGGGGCTTTCGGGCCCCGTGCGGGAGACTTTCCTGCAGTCCGGTTTCGGTTCCCTGATTACTCTCGAAGGCTGA